The Neoasaia chiangmaiensis sequence CGCAACCTGACGGGTAACGAAGGGACGATCGTTGAACCTTTTCCGGCGGGCGATCGCGTTGCCAGAACCATCGCCCTCGCCGTCGACATTGTCCGGCAATCCAGAGAACAGGCCCGGATTAGCAATTCATCCGGGACCATGACCCGGCTGTAGCAGGCGCCGCCGTTTTCGACACGGCGTCCGTCTCGCGCCCGTCCTGCAACCGGTCCGGGATCAGAAGCGGCACTACGGGGAAACCGGTATCCGCCTCAATTTAGCGTATATGTGACGTTGGTCCGGGCACGGCTCCAGACATTGCGCGAATGAGCGGACGCTCTCGTTATTTATTACCGACAGCCGGCATTCCGATCACGCGCTCAATCGCTCACCCACACGACGGGCCATAAAAAAAGCCGTGGCGTGAACCACGGCTTTTCGTATCGACACGGGACAGGCCGTCGTTACTGTGCGGCGTCCGCACCGGCATGCGTCTCCGGCGAGAACGTCCATCCGGCTCCGTAAGGCTGCGGAGCCTGACTGGAGAAGCCCGTCGTGCTGACATTCCAGGCAGCCGAGGCAATCGGCGTGCCACCCGTGCGCAGCTTCTGCACATCCGAAGCCGTCACGTTGCCATGCACCTCATTGCTCCAGGCATTCCGGATGAAGTTCGTGACATCCGCGATCTGCTGGTCGGTCAGCGCATGGCGATAACCCGGCATCGCCACCGAGGACGGCGCCGTGTTCGTCGGCGGCAGCACGCCACCGTTGACGATGACATTCACCAGCGATGTCGGGTTCTGGCTGACGATCACCGGATTGTTGTCCATCGGCGGGAACATGCGATTCACACCGCTGCCGTCGTTCTGATGGCAGACCGCACACTGATGCAGATAGACATCGGCCCCAGCATGACCGCTCGTATTGCCGGAAGCCAGCATTTCGGTCGTACCATGCGGATCTTTAGTTGCCGCGGCCTGCACCGGAACTTCCGGCAGACTCTTCAGATATTTTGCAACGGCATGGAGATCGGAGTCGGAGAAGTATTGCGTGCTCCAACCCACCACGTCCGCCATGCCGCCGAAAACGGCCGCGTGGTCGGTGCGCCCCGATTTCAGGAAGGTCACGATATCGTCCTCGGACCACCGGCCGATACCCTGAACCGGATCGCTGCGCAGGCTCGGTGCCACCCAGTTGTCGATCGGCGCGCCA is a genomic window containing:
- a CDS encoding cytochrome c, with translation MKKTTKAAAYAALLSLATGLVPVAGARAQDTTVPDTNSDNSLVARGEYVSRLGDCVACHTAIHGTKYAGGLKIGTPIGTIYSTNITPDKETGIGNYTLADFTRALREGIRKDGSTMYPAMPYPSFSRMSDADIAALYAYFMHGVPAVHSPDKASTIPWPMSMRWPLGVWRMMYAPKPQPMNTTEGSGDVARGEYIVTGPGHCGACHTPRGFGLQEKALDGNGGEAFLAGGAPIDNWVAPSLRSDPVQGIGRWSEDDIVTFLKSGRTDHAAVFGGMADVVGWSTQYFSDSDLHAVAKYLKSLPEVPVQAAATKDPHGTTEMLASGNTSGHAGADVYLHQCAVCHQNDGSGVNRMFPPMDNNPVIVSQNPTSLVNVIVNGGVLPPTNTAPSSVAMPGYRHALTDQQIADVTNFIRNAWSNEVHGNVTASDVQKLRTGGTPIASAAWNVSTTGFSSQAPQPYGAGWTFSPETHAGADAAQ